The nucleotide window AAAACTGGCGGCACGCTTGCCAAATATTTTCGGGTCGTACCGTGCACATCCGACATCTGGCCGGTCGGCCACGCGCGGAACGGGATTCACCACCGGTCCAGGCGCTCGGAAAAGCCTCGATCGCGACGGCACGGCCCTCACTGGTCGTGGCCGCCCCTCCAGACCCAGGCTCGGGGCAACCAAGTACTACAGCCCCAGTGATCGCAGTGTGGTCTCTCTTCGCGGATGCGGCGTGGCGTGTGGCGTGGGGCGGCCACCGCGTGATTCTCCGTAGTCTGTGAGAACAAAAGAAGAAGCCGCGGCGGCCGCGGCACGTAGCGTATCCGGGATGGACGTGGCGGTGTGGGAGGCGGGGCTGGAGGAGCTATTCGGCCGGGTGGCGGACTGTTTCCGGTCTGATCAGCCGCGTACGCAGGCGCGGGCCCATGTGGCAGGGTTGTTGTCTCGGACGGAACGGAAGAACGGGTGGACGCTCGCGGAGTTCCCCGTGAGGCCGGGCCGCAGAAGATGCAGCGTTTGTTGAACGAGTACGCCTGGGACGCCCACGCGATGCGTGACGTCGTCCAGTCGTATGTGGTGGAGAACCTGACCGAGCCGGATGGGGTCCTGGTTGGGCGCCGTTGCATTGGGTGGAGGCGGGGCGTGGTGGAGCCGTCTCGGGCGGGCGGTCAGATGGCCAGGGTGAGCTCGGTGAAGGCAGCCGTCAGCCGGTTCCGGAGGTCGGCATCGACGCCCAGTTCGTAGTGGCCGCGGCGGATGTTCTGCACGAACGCGTGCCCGGAGCCGACGATCTGTGCGGAGCGGAGGCCTTTCAGGCCGCGCATCGGCCGTAGTCGTGCCTTGAACCGGCCGTGGTCGGCCTCGATCGGATTGTTCGCGTACTGGTCGTCGACGTGATGAGCGGCGGGGAGCTGTTCGTCGAGGACTCGTGGGTAGGAGGCGGCCCGGTCGGTGGTCACCTCGACGGGCCGCCGGCCGTGGGACAGTGCACGGGTAAAGAACCGGCGGGCCGCGGCGAGATCCCGCTTCTCGGAGGCCAGCACGTCGATGACCTGGCCGAACTGGTCGACGGCCCGGTACAGATAGG belongs to Parafrankia discariae and includes:
- a CDS encoding DDE-type integrase/transposase/recombinase, translating into YLYRAVDQFGQVIDVLASEKRDLAAARRFFTRALSHGRRPVEVTTDRAASYPRVLDEQLPAAHHVDDQYANNPIEADHGRFKARLRPMRGLKGLRSAQIVGSGHAFVQNIRRGHYELGVDADLRNRLTAAFTELTLAI